In one Sphingobium sp. TKS genomic region, the following are encoded:
- a CDS encoding single-stranded DNA-binding protein has protein sequence MNKVFLSGRITSEITRFGTDSKGGVSFSLVTSKPVIKDGQVQKDGNGYTETYDEFHTIKAFNGLGKSVANHKKKGDKLMVIGEIRYSRNERDGRTFYNTDIVAEEIEFL, from the coding sequence ATGAACAAGGTTTTTCTCTCGGGTCGGATCACCTCGGAGATCACCCGCTTCGGCACCGACAGCAAGGGCGGCGTCAGCTTCTCCCTCGTCACCTCCAAGCCCGTCATCAAGGACGGCCAGGTCCAGAAGGACGGCAATGGCTATACCGAGACCTACGACGAGTTCCACACGATCAAGGCGTTCAACGGGCTCGGCAAGTCGGTCGCCAACCACAAGAAGAAGGGCGACAAGCTCATGGTCATCGGCGAGATCCGCTACAGCCGTAACGAGCGGGACGGCCGCACCTTCTACAACACCGACATCGTCGCTGAGGAAATCGAATTCCTCTGA
- a CDS encoding type II toxin-antitoxin system prevent-host-death family antitoxin, with the protein MAADATLVPTRKENVPLTDFHNHTGQYLDRGRRSPVTITKHGRPDLTIADAAYFERIERIAAGQILAVLDLQAVPTAEMTAEHAALFEAARPTAQELASDRWNDDAAA; encoded by the coding sequence ATGGCTGCCGATGCCACGCTCGTTCCGACACGGAAAGAGAATGTCCCGCTGACCGATTTCCACAACCACACCGGACAATATCTCGATCGTGGGCGGCGGTCGCCTGTAACGATTACCAAGCATGGCCGTCCCGATCTTACGATCGCTGATGCGGCTTATTTCGAGCGCATCGAGCGCATCGCGGCCGGGCAGATCCTGGCGGTTCTGGATCTGCAGGCCGTCCCGACTGCTGAAATGACGGCGGAACATGCCGCACTCTTCGAGGCGGCTCGCCCGACCGCCCAGGAACTTGCCTCGGATCGGTGGAACGATGACGCCGCTGCCTAA
- a CDS encoding DUF6915 family protein, translating into MSHCHYHALSSMRRWGGKPDDYIALHQWFDESKKIIADPRHRALRHHAEGIFLAETVFGVIIRNSDGRAVPVRLIGEMHVTEDLGRIPSFADWARLIQPMPWVLRGNPAGSPGLDPKLGSME; encoded by the coding sequence GTGTCGCACTGCCATTATCATGCGCTGAGCTCGATGCGCCGCTGGGGCGGCAAGCCGGACGATTATATCGCGCTTCATCAGTGGTTCGACGAATCCAAGAAGATCATCGCCGACCCGCGTCACCGCGCGCTGCGCCACCACGCCGAAGGTATCTTCCTGGCTGAGACGGTGTTTGGCGTCATCATCCGGAATAGCGACGGCCGCGCGGTGCCGGTGCGCCTCATCGGCGAGATGCATGTCACAGAAGATCTCGGCCGGATTCCCTCATTTGCCGATTGGGCACGGCTCATCCAGCCCATGCCGTGGGTTCTGCGGGGCAATCCGGCGGGATCGCCAGGACTGGATCCCAAGCTCGGGTCAATGGAGTGA
- a CDS encoding DUF6878 family protein, translating into MTDFKLTTEQAATAARIVAEIDEQLGRVREAESRCKASFLPILAEHGITRVEIGYDGGGDEGSVGDVTAYAGNETRDLPSVLCDHFAVEWSGDMMIRAIQLEDALSAFAENAASDHHRGWENGEGAWGTIAIDVASGAVTLTHNSRFVDYDTTETEL; encoded by the coding sequence ATGACTGACTTCAAGCTCACCACCGAACAGGCTGCCACCGCGGCGCGCATCGTCGCCGAGATCGATGAACAGCTCGGCCGTGTCCGTGAGGCCGAGAGCCGCTGCAAGGCGAGCTTTCTGCCGATCCTGGCCGAACACGGCATCACCCGCGTCGAGATCGGCTATGATGGCGGCGGCGACGAAGGCTCCGTCGGCGATGTCACCGCCTATGCCGGCAACGAAACGAGGGACTTGCCGTCCGTTCTGTGCGATCATTTCGCCGTGGAATGGAGCGGCGACATGATGATCCGCGCCATCCAGCTGGAGGATGCGTTGAGCGCCTTTGCGGAAAACGCCGCGAGCGACCATCACAGGGGCTGGGAGAATGGCGAAGGGGCCTGGGGCACCATCGCGATCGACGTGGCGAGTGGCGCGGTTACACTTACGCATAACAGCCGCTTCGTCGACTATGACACGACTGAGACGGAACTCTGA
- a CDS encoding DUF736 domain-containing protein, protein MNIGTIRQNDAGIHVGKIATLTIAITIALREVHSANPKAPKYEVLALSASRAWVHVGALFELFSNGTGEAFLNGKIEDPSLAAPLYISAFRQDDGSYNVVWSRPTRRRDLASEMTPKADDGLPPLPGADETAGAGAAMSGEGPEAGLGQSSSEHAFAG, encoded by the coding sequence ATGAACATCGGTACGATCAGGCAGAATGACGCCGGCATCCATGTCGGCAAGATCGCGACGCTCACCATCGCGATAACGATTGCGCTGCGCGAGGTACACTCGGCCAATCCCAAGGCGCCCAAATATGAGGTGCTGGCACTGTCGGCCTCGCGGGCCTGGGTTCACGTCGGTGCGCTTTTCGAGCTGTTCTCGAATGGCACCGGCGAGGCCTTCCTCAATGGCAAGATCGAGGATCCGAGCCTGGCAGCGCCGCTCTACATCTCCGCGTTCCGCCAGGACGACGGCAGCTACAATGTCGTCTGGTCGCGCCCGACGCGTCGCCGCGATCTCGCCTCCGAGATGACGCCCAAGGCCGATGACGGCCTGCCGCCACTGCCCGGTGCCGACGAGACCGCCGGTGCCGGCGCGGCCATGAGCGGCGAGGGCCCCGAGGCTGGCCTCGGCCAATCCTCGAGCGAACACGCCTTCGCCGGCTGA
- a CDS encoding plasmid pRiA4b ORF-3 family protein, with amino-acid sequence MVGFMLDPFDPDCFIVSANVHIIGIEPRISRVLELPVKLNFAQLHEVLQVAFGWTDSHLHQFHVGGLTVGAPEFNEDDLYGPRTFEATGVRLQDLAFPYEADPTLTIIYEYDFGDCWRHQICLRRQPRENGTAYPRCVAGRRSGPPEDVGGYSGYADFLEAWLDPAHEEHKAMRRWAGRKFDPERFDLDATNKAIARALRASKGDYRFRRVPRS; translated from the coding sequence ATGGTCGGATTCATGCTCGACCCTTTCGACCCCGACTGCTTCATCGTCTCTGCCAACGTCCACATCATCGGCATCGAACCGAGGATCAGCCGCGTCCTCGAACTGCCGGTCAAGCTCAACTTCGCCCAACTGCACGAAGTTCTGCAGGTTGCCTTTGGATGGACAGACAGCCACCTTCACCAGTTCCACGTCGGAGGTCTTACCGTCGGCGCACCGGAGTTCAACGAAGATGACCTCTACGGGCCTCGCACATTCGAGGCAACCGGGGTCCGCCTCCAGGACCTGGCCTTTCCCTACGAAGCGGACCCGACGCTCACGATCATCTATGAGTATGATTTCGGGGATTGCTGGCGTCACCAGATCTGTCTGCGCCGCCAGCCACGCGAGAATGGCACCGCCTACCCGCGCTGCGTGGCGGGCAGGCGCTCAGGTCCGCCGGAAGACGTGGGTGGCTATTCCGGCTATGCCGATTTTCTTGAAGCGTGGCTCGACCCGGCCCACGAGGAGCACAAGGCCATGCGCCGATGGGCTGGCCGGAAATTCGATCCCGAGCGTTTCGATCTCGACGCCACGAACAAGGCCATCGCGCGCGCCCTGAGGGCATCGAAGGGTGATTACAGGTTCAGACGCGTTCCCCGATCATAG
- a CDS encoding deazapurine DNA modification protein DpdA family protein, which translates to MNNSEVKQRSIEIMVGLPHLSAGKLLERARALQQPVLVSANAVSRWSLRQGWRDWSGWSTRVLGNATGLHSLCLDSAGFSAMTCLGGYPWTIDNYVSLAACHPFRWWASLDYCVEQEIAGDRDEVVDRISRTIRANIDCRQRAEDRGIAATFMPVIQGRLPSDYERCADAMPAIIERAGLIGVGSMCRRAIHGPEGMIAVVDHLDRVLPHRVRLHLFGVKGQALPYLIPFSHRVASIDSQAYGVAARATARRQGRSKSDLMVADCMEHWVRVQRDRLRQRPRRLTQPSPAVEPSGPRDPWACAMAEARRQMRELIESGDLDHDETTIGWIEQWAADLYQD; encoded by the coding sequence ATGAACAATTCGGAGGTCAAGCAAAGGTCGATCGAGATCATGGTCGGGCTCCCGCATCTGTCGGCCGGCAAGCTGCTCGAGCGCGCGCGAGCGCTTCAGCAGCCCGTTCTGGTTTCGGCAAACGCGGTTTCCCGCTGGTCATTGCGGCAGGGCTGGCGCGACTGGTCCGGCTGGTCGACAAGGGTGCTCGGCAATGCCACCGGTCTGCATAGCCTCTGTCTCGACAGCGCCGGCTTCAGTGCGATGACATGCCTTGGCGGCTATCCCTGGACCATCGACAATTATGTCAGCCTGGCTGCATGTCATCCGTTCCGCTGGTGGGCCAGCCTGGACTATTGCGTCGAACAGGAGATCGCGGGCGACCGAGACGAGGTAGTCGATCGCATCTCGCGGACTATCCGCGCCAATATCGACTGCCGTCAGCGCGCTGAAGATCGGGGGATTGCCGCGACTTTCATGCCGGTGATCCAGGGCCGCTTGCCGTCTGATTATGAACGCTGTGCGGATGCTATGCCTGCCATAATCGAAAGGGCTGGACTCATTGGGGTCGGCTCGATGTGCCGGCGCGCCATTCATGGGCCCGAGGGGATGATCGCGGTCGTCGACCATCTCGACCGGGTCCTCCCGCACCGTGTGCGCCTTCATCTCTTCGGCGTGAAGGGGCAGGCTTTGCCCTATCTCATACCCTTCAGCCACCGCGTCGCGTCGATCGACAGCCAGGCCTATGGCGTTGCAGCACGGGCAACCGCGCGCCGTCAGGGGCGATCGAAGAGCGACCTGATGGTCGCAGACTGCATGGAGCACTGGGTGCGCGTCCAGCGTGATCGGCTGCGACAACGACCGCGTCGGCTGACCCAGCCATCACCCGCTGTCGAACCAAGCGGGCCGCGCGATCCCTGGGCCTGCGCCATGGCCGAGGCCCGGCGGCAAATGCGCGAGCTGATCGAATCCGGCGATCTCGACCATGACGAGACGACTATCGGCTGGATCGAGCAGTGGGCTGCGGACCTCTACCAGGATTGA
- a CDS encoding antirestriction protein has translation MSNAFATHDTGFHALATRVPDARRSRFLPNLFGRHLLVAEACVYSFMQWLSPADYAGGYWHFLEQNGLPLYLAPAAPSNFRICCRTNGYEGELTADAAGIVATLFAFSHLAFEIGDDQLSGSFHRLRDHAGRHGEAAKIFSAID, from the coding sequence TTGTCCAATGCATTCGCCACCCACGACACCGGCTTTCATGCTCTTGCAACGCGCGTGCCTGATGCCCGGCGTAGCCGATTTCTGCCGAACCTCTTTGGCCGCCATCTCCTCGTCGCGGAGGCCTGCGTCTACAGCTTCATGCAATGGCTGTCGCCTGCTGACTATGCCGGTGGCTATTGGCATTTCCTCGAGCAAAACGGCTTGCCGCTCTATCTTGCGCCCGCAGCGCCTTCCAATTTCCGGATTTGCTGCCGGACCAACGGCTATGAAGGCGAACTCACTGCGGACGCGGCAGGGATCGTCGCTACCTTGTTCGCCTTTTCGCATCTCGCCTTCGAGATAGGTGATGATCAGCTCTCCGGGAGCTTCCATCGCCTGCGCGACCATGCCGGCCGCCACGGCGAAGCGGCGAAGATCTTCAGCGCGATAGACTAG
- a CDS encoding DUF6927 domain-containing protein, giving the protein MGWLFMPFTAMAGHASAKSYLDAQFTYDQAHEDGTRQGLEILASSCPGNRVYYAAAQLTTNGVPGDVFAIICLVRWNPRSADGHQFGYKSMDESAGPCEAQCPARILDLLTPTDREYANDWRARCRANLALRSRRLADGDLVRFPEPMTFSDGHVAREFQVIRDGRRIILRAPETGGLYRVSRFMERDWSIVPKTRVHATLFS; this is encoded by the coding sequence ATGGGCTGGCTGTTCATGCCCTTCACAGCGATGGCCGGGCATGCCTCGGCCAAATCCTATCTCGATGCCCAGTTCACCTATGACCAGGCCCATGAGGACGGGACCCGTCAGGGTCTTGAGATCCTCGCCTCATCCTGCCCGGGAAACCGCGTCTATTACGCCGCCGCCCAGCTGACGACCAACGGGGTTCCGGGCGATGTGTTCGCGATCATCTGTCTCGTTCGATGGAACCCGCGATCAGCCGACGGTCACCAGTTCGGTTACAAGAGCATGGACGAATCCGCCGGTCCTTGCGAGGCGCAATGCCCGGCCCGCATTCTCGATCTGCTCACGCCCACCGACAGGGAATATGCCAACGATTGGCGTGCGCGTTGCCGCGCCAACCTCGCCCTGCGTTCCCGCAGGCTTGCTGACGGCGATCTTGTCCGCTTTCCCGAGCCGATGACCTTTAGCGACGGCCATGTCGCCCGGGAATTCCAGGTCATCAGGGATGGCCGCCGGATCATCCTGCGAGCCCCTGAGACGGGAGGCCTTTACCGGGTCAGCCGGTTCATGGAGCGCGACTGGTCCATCGTACCGAAGACCAGAGTTCATGCGACGCTTTTCTCCTGA
- a CDS encoding ArdC family protein: MSASPRSDVYARVTQAIVDAIEAGTGTWRMPWHHSGADVTRPTNVASGKPYRGINTVSLWAAAYGSGYASGVWGTYRQWQALGAQVRKGEHASLGVLWKEFRAKGDEASDDDGDHRRLFAKAFSLFNADQIDGYAPEPGPVLPESERLAAAEAFIAALGIDTVYGSASAYYHIAEDRIHMPDFSAFHDAHGFYATHIHEAAHASGAAHRLDRDFSTKWTKHALAMEEATAELTASFLLADLGIAHEPRPDHAAYIASWLQLLKDEPRAIFTAASKAQAAADWMHTRQP; this comes from the coding sequence ATGTCAGCCTCACCACGCTCAGACGTCTACGCTCGCGTCACGCAAGCGATCGTCGACGCCATCGAAGCCGGCACCGGCACCTGGCGCATGCCGTGGCATCATTCCGGCGCCGACGTCACCCGCCCGACCAACGTCGCCAGCGGCAAGCCGTATCGCGGCATAAATACGGTCTCGCTCTGGGCGGCCGCCTATGGCAGCGGCTATGCGAGCGGGGTCTGGGGCACCTATCGCCAGTGGCAGGCGCTCGGCGCGCAGGTCCGCAAGGGCGAGCACGCCAGCCTCGGCGTCCTCTGGAAGGAGTTTCGCGCGAAGGGTGACGAAGCCAGCGACGATGATGGCGACCACCGACGGCTTTTCGCCAAGGCGTTCAGCCTGTTCAACGCCGATCAGATCGATGGCTATGCGCCCGAACCGGGGCCGGTCCTGCCCGAGAGCGAACGCCTCGCCGCCGCCGAAGCCTTCATCGCCGCGCTCGGCATCGATACCGTCTACGGCTCGGCCAGCGCCTATTATCACATCGCCGAAGACCGCATCCACATGCCGGATTTCAGCGCCTTCCACGACGCCCACGGCTTCTACGCCACCCATATTCACGAGGCAGCTCATGCCAGTGGCGCAGCCCATCGGCTCGACCGGGATTTCAGCACCAAGTGGACCAAGCACGCGCTCGCCATGGAGGAAGCGACCGCCGAGCTGACCGCATCGTTCCTGCTCGCCGATCTCGGGATCGCGCACGAACCGCGACCCGATCACGCGGCCTACATCGCCTCCTGGCTGCAACTGCTCAAGGACGAGCCCCGGGCGATCTTCACCGCGGCGAGCAAGGCGCAGGCGGCGGCCGACTGGATGCACACCCGGCAGCCATGA
- a CDS encoding integrase: MTIPAHAQEPAFDDRPVLASAPLKEGHAREELSRVGDPSWDLGLAVFRENARRCHVTVHFDVLEHADVQAAMRAYLYARLNVDLPGYRPKLPPASIRQAFNRARRFFAFARERLGRLDVSRIDQALVDAYARHLRADPARRPVIVGHLLEVVPDLYHYRDHLAGGGLAFEPWAGQAPARVAGYRHVRENRTPRFPEEVIAALLAWSLRYVTVFADDILAARRELDRLEARRDRLVAADSGLPDADRRQRRRTRLKAYFGRRRSEGRGAPIWGTAHNGKLRVDPNTGAVTPPINAHLLHLHAGIDVQAEPGAHLLLTGGEARLIDAVAAELGVEVGGMDTPISIDPESGRPWRERFDAKTLAHEERMLQAAAYIVCAYLTGMRDCEVQAMRRGCLSIARSEDGLIERHRIRSTIYKRRAAVGEAASWVTIEPVADAITVLERLSAGPARASGSDTLWPVLRASAVSKTHLSSEVVRQLNTFRDHLNTAFGSPDMPVIPPGPDGKPWRITTRQFRRTIAWHIANRPFGTIAGMIQYKHASVAAFEGYAGTSASGFRAEVEAQRRLGQTDDLLDYFDRRQSGASLGGPAGPRIGRTLDDAAVQLGPLPAMIADRARLRVMLASVARTFHVGPLADCFFDPATALCLKRVTTPDPAQPLTALCEPTRCPNACITARHRPAWERAAADARAHLRERRISDLQRQALQRELDRLTAVIAGIDPPAP, translated from the coding sequence ATGACCATACCCGCCCATGCCCAAGAGCCTGCCTTCGACGATCGCCCCGTGCTGGCGAGCGCGCCGCTCAAGGAGGGCCACGCCCGCGAGGAGCTGTCTCGCGTCGGCGACCCGAGCTGGGATCTCGGTCTCGCCGTATTCCGCGAGAACGCCCGGCGCTGCCACGTCACCGTGCATTTCGACGTGCTCGAACATGCCGATGTGCAGGCGGCGATGCGCGCCTATCTCTACGCCCGTCTCAACGTCGATCTTCCCGGCTACCGCCCGAAGCTGCCGCCGGCGAGCATTCGCCAGGCATTCAACCGTGCCCGCCGGTTCTTCGCCTTCGCCCGTGAGCGGCTCGGACGGCTCGACGTTTCCCGTATCGATCAGGCATTGGTCGATGCCTATGCCCGGCACCTTCGTGCCGATCCGGCCCGGCGACCCGTCATCGTCGGCCACCTCCTCGAAGTGGTCCCCGATCTCTATCACTATCGTGACCACCTCGCTGGCGGAGGCCTTGCATTCGAGCCCTGGGCCGGACAGGCGCCCGCCCGCGTCGCGGGCTACCGGCATGTCCGGGAGAACCGCACGCCGCGGTTCCCGGAAGAGGTCATCGCCGCGCTGCTCGCATGGTCGTTGCGCTACGTCACCGTCTTCGCTGACGACATTCTCGCAGCCCGTCGCGAGCTTGATCGGCTCGAAGCGCGCCGGGATCGTCTCGTCGCCGCCGACTCCGGCCTCCCGGACGCTGATCGCCGGCAACGTCGCCGCACCCGCCTGAAGGCCTATTTCGGTCGCCGACGCAGCGAGGGGCGCGGCGCACCGATCTGGGGCACCGCTCATAACGGCAAGCTGCGCGTCGACCCCAACACCGGCGCCGTGACCCCACCGATCAACGCCCATCTCCTGCATCTCCATGCCGGGATCGACGTGCAGGCCGAGCCAGGCGCGCATCTCCTGCTGACCGGCGGTGAAGCGAGGTTGATCGACGCAGTGGCGGCCGAGCTGGGGGTAGAGGTCGGCGGCATGGACACGCCGATCTCGATCGATCCCGAGAGCGGTCGGCCATGGCGCGAGCGCTTCGACGCGAAGACTCTCGCACACGAGGAACGGATGCTCCAGGCCGCCGCCTATATCGTGTGCGCCTACCTGACCGGCATGCGCGACTGCGAGGTGCAGGCGATGCGGCGCGGGTGTCTCTCTATCGCGCGCAGTGAGGACGGCCTGATCGAGCGGCATCGCATCCGATCGACCATCTACAAGCGCCGGGCGGCCGTGGGCGAGGCGGCGAGCTGGGTGACGATCGAGCCGGTCGCCGATGCGATCACGGTGCTCGAACGCCTGTCGGCAGGACCGGCGCGCGCCAGCGGCAGCGATACGCTCTGGCCGGTGCTGCGCGCGAGCGCCGTCTCCAAAACGCATCTGTCGAGCGAGGTGGTCCGTCAGCTCAACACCTTCCGCGATCACCTCAACACCGCCTTCGGCAGCCCCGATATGCCGGTCATCCCGCCCGGTCCCGATGGCAAGCCGTGGCGCATCACGACGCGGCAGTTCCGGCGCACGATCGCGTGGCACATCGCCAACCGTCCGTTCGGCACCATCGCCGGCATGATCCAGTACAAGCACGCCTCGGTCGCCGCGTTCGAAGGCTATGCCGGGACCAGCGCATCGGGGTTTCGCGCCGAGGTCGAGGCGCAGCGCCGGCTCGGTCAGACTGATGACCTGCTGGACTATTTCGACCGGCGTCAGAGCGGCGCATCGCTTGGCGGGCCGGCGGGACCGCGTATCGGGCGGACGCTCGACGATGCCGCCGTTCAACTCGGGCCATTGCCCGCCATGATCGCCGATCGCGCCCGCCTGCGCGTCATGCTCGCCAGCGTCGCGCGCACCTTCCATGTCGGTCCGCTCGCGGATTGCTTCTTCGATCCTGCAACCGCGCTCTGCCTCAAGCGCGTGACAACCCCCGATCCCGCGCAGCCACTCACCGCCCTGTGCGAGCCGACCCGCTGTCCCAACGCCTGCATCACCGCCCGGCACAGGCCGGCCTGGGAACGCGCGGCGGCCGATGCCAGGGCGCATCTACGCGAACGGCGCATCTCCGATCTCCAGCGTCAAGCTCTCCAGCGCGAGCTCGATCGCCTGACCGCGGTGATTGCCGGGATCGATCCTCCCGCGCCGTAG
- a CDS encoding tyrosine-type recombinase/integrase, translated as MSIITVCERREAKGLDAHVPLILRDDALYDPDLDRFFLDLPLSGVRSRHSLRAYAYDVAVWLRFLDACGKTVWAATRDDVDAYHRERRRDEADHRITAASWNRAVASLDRLYRWGEQQGLIADAPFSRRAVWRPAQGGRRGMIAARNDAYERVARRSDVRFVTMDDYHIFREVGLRGLAPDGTERPGARDRNGLRNALFADLLVTTGLRLEEASGLLADELAAIDHDHDQAQQLWLRLPPPLTKGDRGRSVLVPRRLLRQIAAYVAVERAAGVTKFAARDGAAKLERPIPVTRAGLDRMRDVCTPEERCRLILCDEDGPPHEPAALWLTEVGQPVRPNSWEVIFTRACKRCEENGFPLSISPHQLRHTFAVHMLALLIQQRLREAALPAGPVESYRLILGDPLQQVQRLLGHASLTTTYIYLDHIATRADTVDAAVEELLALLPGPQGA; from the coding sequence GTGTCGATCATTACTGTTTGCGAGCGCCGCGAGGCCAAGGGCCTTGATGCGCATGTGCCGCTGATCCTGCGGGACGATGCGCTCTATGATCCCGATCTGGATCGCTTCTTTCTCGACCTGCCGCTGTCGGGGGTCCGCTCGCGGCACTCGCTTCGCGCCTACGCCTATGATGTTGCGGTCTGGCTTCGCTTTCTCGATGCCTGCGGCAAGACCGTGTGGGCTGCGACCCGCGACGATGTCGATGCCTATCATCGTGAGCGACGCCGCGACGAGGCCGATCACCGGATCACGGCGGCAAGCTGGAACCGGGCTGTCGCCAGCCTCGATCGCCTCTACCGCTGGGGCGAGCAGCAAGGGCTGATCGCCGACGCGCCGTTCAGCCGCCGCGCCGTGTGGCGACCGGCGCAAGGTGGCCGTCGTGGCATGATCGCGGCGCGCAACGACGCCTATGAACGTGTCGCCAGGCGGTCGGATGTGCGGTTCGTCACGATGGACGACTACCACATTTTCCGCGAGGTCGGCCTGCGCGGCCTCGCCCCGGACGGCACCGAGCGCCCCGGCGCTCGCGATCGCAACGGGCTGCGCAACGCGCTGTTCGCCGACCTTCTCGTCACCACTGGCCTGCGTCTTGAAGAGGCGTCGGGCCTGCTCGCCGATGAGCTTGCGGCCATCGATCACGACCACGATCAGGCTCAGCAGCTTTGGCTGCGCCTGCCGCCGCCGCTCACCAAGGGCGACCGGGGACGCAGTGTGCTGGTCCCGCGTCGGCTGCTGCGTCAGATCGCCGCCTATGTCGCCGTCGAACGCGCCGCAGGCGTGACCAAGTTCGCCGCGCGCGACGGCGCGGCCAAGCTCGAACGACCGATCCCTGTCACCCGCGCCGGTCTCGACCGCATGCGCGATGTCTGCACCCCAGAGGAACGATGCCGCCTGATCCTGTGCGACGAGGATGGACCGCCCCACGAGCCGGCGGCGCTATGGCTGACCGAGGTAGGGCAGCCTGTTCGCCCCAACTCGTGGGAGGTGATCTTCACCCGTGCCTGCAAGCGGTGCGAGGAGAACGGTTTCCCGCTGTCGATCAGTCCCCACCAGCTTCGTCACACCTTCGCAGTCCATATGCTCGCCTTGCTGATCCAGCAGCGGCTGCGCGAAGCGGCATTGCCGGCGGGGCCGGTGGAGAGCTACCGGCTGATCCTGGGCGACCCGCTGCAACAGGTGCAACGTCTGCTCGGCCACGCGAGCCTCACCACCACCTATATCTACCTCGATCATATCGCGACGCGCGCCGATACAGTGGACGCGGCCGTCGAGGAGCTGCTCGCGCTGCTGCCGGGACCGCAGGGCGCATGA
- a CDS encoding ArdC family protein, with translation MPSCQRSTRDVAAEITDLIIRKIEEGVPPWSRPWRVQGGGGRPLRHSGAPYAGINTLYLWALGDAQGYRSRYWMTRRQAQALGGDVRRGEAGAVSVYYSTFRKQETNPDTGRSVDRNIRFLRHYIVFNADQIDGLPAHFHSVDAPEQPIALSRRQTQIDRFFEAIPALVRHGGSQAYFTPTFDYIQLPSRSAFQTMDHYASTRCHETIHWSGHADRLARTFGKRFGDNAYAFEELVALSGQSAPPATLQ, from the coding sequence ATGCCATCTTGTCAGCGGAGCACCCGCGATGTCGCCGCCGAAATCACCGACCTCATCATCCGCAAGATCGAGGAAGGAGTTCCACCCTGGTCGCGACCCTGGCGTGTGCAGGGCGGTGGCGGACGGCCGCTGCGCCACAGCGGCGCGCCCTATGCCGGCATCAACACATTGTATCTCTGGGCGCTGGGAGATGCGCAGGGCTATCGTTCTCGCTACTGGATGACCCGCAGGCAGGCACAGGCGCTCGGCGGGGATGTCAGGCGCGGCGAGGCCGGTGCGGTCTCGGTCTATTACTCGACCTTCAGGAAGCAGGAGACAAATCCGGATACCGGACGCAGTGTTGACCGCAACATCCGCTTCCTTCGTCATTACATCGTGTTCAACGCCGATCAGATCGACGGCTTGCCGGCGCATTTCCATAGCGTCGATGCACCGGAGCAACCGATTGCCCTTTCGCGTAGGCAGACGCAAATCGACCGCTTTTTCGAGGCGATACCGGCGCTTGTCCGCCACGGCGGCAGTCAGGCCTATTTTACGCCGACCTTCGATTATATCCAGCTTCCGAGCCGATCCGCGTTTCAAACGATGGATCATTATGCATCGACGCGCTGTCATGAGACGATCCACTGGTCAGGCCATGCCGATCGGCTTGCCCGCACGTTCGGCAAGCGCTTTGGCGACAATGCCTACGCCTTCGAGGAACTGGTCGCCTTATCTGGACAGTCTGCGCCGCCCGCAACATTGCAGTAA